Proteins from a single region of Flaviflexus salsibiostraticola:
- the guaA gene encoding glutamine-hydrolyzing GMP synthase, translating to MDHQTVYVVDNGAQYAQLIARRVREAGFYSEIVPHSVAADDLLGRNPAALILSGGPSSVYEEGAPRLDPAILNAGVPVLGICYGFQSMADALGGTVDRTGEREYGNTDIETSGGLLGQGQATVWMSHGDAVSEAPEGFSVTATSAGAPVAAFEDPDRRLYGVQWHPEVRHTPGGQALIERFLHEGAGLTANWSTGSIIDEQVARIRAQIGDEKVICALSGGVDSAVAAALVQKAVGDQLTCVFVDHGLLRAGERAQVERDFVAATGVRLITVDDSSIFLDALIGITEPEEKRKIIGREFIRSFERAARLVSEEEGSVKFLVQGTLYPDVVESGGGEGAANIKSHHNVGGLPDDLEFELCEPLRELFKDEVRAVGRELGIPEAIVGRQPFPGPGLGIRIIGEVTRERLDILRRADFIVREELTSAGLDSEIWQCPVVLLADVRSVGVQGDQRTYGHPIVLRPVSSEDAMTADWSRLPYDVIARISSRITNTVSEVNRVVVDVTSKPPGTIEWE from the coding sequence ATGGATCATCAGACCGTCTATGTGGTCGACAACGGCGCACAGTACGCACAGCTCATCGCTCGCCGAGTCCGTGAGGCAGGCTTCTATTCGGAGATCGTCCCGCATTCTGTTGCGGCGGACGATCTTCTGGGCAGAAACCCGGCCGCCCTCATCCTCTCCGGCGGGCCGTCCTCTGTCTATGAAGAGGGTGCACCCCGTCTCGACCCGGCGATCCTCAACGCCGGGGTTCCGGTCCTGGGGATCTGCTATGGCTTCCAGTCCATGGCGGACGCCCTCGGCGGCACCGTCGACAGGACGGGCGAGCGCGAGTACGGCAACACCGATATCGAGACGTCCGGAGGCCTGCTCGGACAGGGCCAGGCCACGGTGTGGATGAGCCACGGAGACGCCGTGTCGGAGGCGCCGGAGGGTTTCTCCGTCACCGCCACATCGGCGGGTGCCCCGGTCGCGGCGTTCGAGGACCCGGATCGCCGCCTCTACGGCGTCCAGTGGCACCCCGAAGTGCGCCACACGCCCGGCGGTCAGGCACTGATCGAACGTTTCCTCCACGAAGGTGCGGGCCTCACGGCCAACTGGTCGACCGGCAGCATCATCGATGAACAGGTGGCGCGGATCAGGGCTCAGATCGGGGACGAGAAGGTCATCTGCGCGCTGTCGGGCGGTGTCGACTCCGCCGTGGCCGCGGCGCTCGTCCAGAAGGCGGTCGGCGACCAGCTCACGTGTGTCTTCGTTGATCACGGGCTCCTTCGTGCGGGCGAGCGGGCCCAGGTCGAGCGCGACTTCGTCGCGGCGACCGGTGTCCGCCTCATCACCGTCGACGACTCGTCGATCTTCCTCGATGCGCTCATCGGCATCACCGAACCCGAGGAGAAGCGCAAGATTATCGGCCGCGAGTTCATCCGATCCTTCGAGCGCGCCGCGCGCCTCGTCTCGGAGGAGGAGGGGAGCGTCAAGTTCCTCGTTCAGGGCACCCTCTACCCGGACGTCGTCGAATCCGGCGGGGGAGAGGGCGCGGCCAACATCAAGTCCCACCACAACGTCGGCGGCCTTCCCGACGATCTCGAGTTCGAGCTCTGCGAGCCGCTGCGCGAGCTCTTCAAGGATGAGGTTCGCGCCGTCGGCCGTGAGCTCGGCATCCCCGAGGCGATTGTCGGCCGCCAGCCCTTCCCCGGTCCCGGCCTCGGCATCCGCATCATCGGCGAGGTCACGCGAGAACGCCTCGACATCCTTCGCCGCGCCGACTTCATCGTCCGCGAGGAGCTGACGTCGGCGGGCCTGGACTCTGAGATCTGGCAGTGCCCCGTCGTCCTTCTGGCCGATGTCCGCTCCGTCGGTGTCCAGGGTGACCAGCGCACCTACGGCCACCCGATCGTCCTGCGCCCCGTCTCGTCGGAGGACGCGATGACGGCGGACTGGTCGCGCCTGCCCTACGACGTCATCGCCCGTATCTCCAGCCGGATCACCAACACGGTCTCCGAGGTCAACCGCGTCGTCGTCGACGTGACCTCCAAGCCGCCCGGCACCATCGAGTGGGAGTAG
- a CDS encoding DUF3817 domain-containing protein, giving the protein MAATLPEPTDEDLSQARLVRANSETKASLSLTFYRLMAYVTGAWLLLLVVEMVLKYIIDVNGNHAPVLGTWIAIVHGMIYVVYVVAVFNLWSVMRWSFGRMVYLVIAGVVPVLSFVLERRATHWFNEDLPNVLDAAEGRALRRAQISRLKSERGK; this is encoded by the coding sequence GTGGCCGCAACTCTGCCCGAACCGACCGACGAGGATCTCAGCCAGGCGCGCCTGGTGCGAGCCAACTCCGAGACGAAGGCATCTCTCTCACTCACCTTCTATAGGCTCATGGCCTACGTGACAGGTGCCTGGCTCCTTCTCCTCGTCGTGGAGATGGTGCTGAAGTACATCATCGACGTCAATGGCAATCACGCGCCGGTCCTCGGAACGTGGATCGCGATCGTCCACGGCATGATCTATGTTGTCTACGTCGTTGCAGTCTTCAACCTGTGGTCCGTCATGCGGTGGAGCTTTGGCCGGATGGTCTATCTCGTCATCGCCGGCGTTGTCCCCGTTCTGTCCTTCGTTCTCGAGCGCAGGGCGACGCATTGGTTCAATGAGGACCTCCCGAACGTCCTCGATGCTGCCGAGGGCCGTGCCCTCCGGCGCGCACAGATCTCGCGCCTCAAGTCCGAGCGCGGAAAGTAG
- a CDS encoding ABC transporter transmembrane domain-containing protein codes for MTLAVVSRSIQEVIGALTPVVLGIALDAGMESGATSAIWIIAGWLALLALIQSLTMAYGHGVEVLLWLRTAMRSINQVHGHVTRSGPAILRRRSTGEVVATTMSDSEHVGNLVEVTPRLIGSVMAFGTVAVILLMQHTALGLVVLIGVPVITAAAALLIRPLQSRQQAQRDEQGKLTSLGTDTVAGLRVLRGIGGEAQFASRYAEQSQRVRLAGNEVARLQSWIDGLQILIPGVFTAFVMWQGALLTMDGNLTIGQFTALFGLTIYLVRPLQIVMMVITQFGRARVGARKIFNVLRITPISGTLDERIAAESGDVSEAADQSPFDGPLVDGRTGVRIEPGIMTAIVSSTPEDSAALAERLARIDDEQADVTVSGIDIRTLPISVVRENIMLTRATPELFGGQLRAVIDARRPYDVADRPLVEARATIYGPSAVKPFHPDEERDEQLLDALSATDGHDVLASLDNSLSGEVTEKARSLSGGQRQRVALARSLVDTPRILILVEPTSAVDSHTEDRIAERLRERRAGRTTVLTTGSPLMLDRADEVVLVEGGQEVVRGSHSDLLARARGGDRAAQRYEWVITRQTGAAE; via the coding sequence ATGACGCTCGCTGTCGTCTCCCGTTCGATCCAGGAGGTCATCGGCGCGCTCACACCTGTCGTGCTCGGCATCGCCCTCGATGCAGGCATGGAGAGTGGAGCCACCTCCGCCATCTGGATCATCGCGGGCTGGCTCGCGCTGCTCGCGCTCATCCAGTCGCTCACCATGGCCTACGGCCACGGCGTCGAAGTCCTGCTCTGGCTGCGCACCGCCATGCGCTCGATCAACCAGGTCCACGGCCACGTCACCCGCTCCGGTCCTGCCATCCTCCGCAGGAGGTCAACCGGCGAGGTGGTCGCGACGACGATGAGCGACTCCGAACACGTCGGCAATCTCGTCGAGGTGACCCCGCGCCTCATCGGCTCCGTCATGGCCTTCGGCACAGTCGCCGTCATCCTTCTCATGCAGCACACGGCCCTCGGTCTCGTCGTTCTCATCGGCGTGCCCGTCATCACCGCGGCAGCCGCTCTCCTTATCCGGCCGCTGCAGAGCCGCCAGCAGGCACAGCGCGATGAGCAGGGGAAGCTCACCTCGCTCGGCACCGATACCGTGGCTGGACTGCGGGTGCTCCGCGGCATCGGCGGCGAGGCCCAGTTCGCGTCTCGCTACGCGGAGCAGTCTCAGCGTGTGCGCCTCGCCGGCAACGAGGTCGCCCGGCTCCAGTCGTGGATCGATGGACTGCAGATCCTCATCCCCGGCGTGTTCACCGCGTTCGTCATGTGGCAGGGCGCCCTGCTGACAATGGACGGGAATCTCACCATCGGTCAGTTCACCGCTCTCTTCGGGCTCACCATCTACCTTGTGCGCCCGCTCCAGATCGTCATGATGGTCATCACCCAGTTCGGCCGCGCCCGGGTCGGCGCGCGGAAGATCTTCAACGTCCTGCGGATCACGCCGATCTCCGGGACGCTCGATGAGCGGATCGCGGCCGAGAGCGGCGACGTGTCGGAGGCCGCCGATCAGAGCCCGTTCGACGGGCCGCTCGTCGACGGCCGAACGGGAGTGCGCATCGAGCCAGGAATCATGACCGCCATCGTCTCCAGCACCCCGGAGGACTCTGCGGCGCTCGCCGAGCGGCTCGCGCGCATCGACGACGAGCAGGCCGACGTCACGGTCTCCGGCATCGACATCCGCACACTTCCGATCTCCGTCGTCCGGGAGAACATCATGCTCACGCGCGCGACCCCGGAGCTGTTCGGCGGTCAGCTCCGGGCCGTCATCGATGCGAGGCGGCCCTACGACGTCGCCGACCGTCCCCTCGTCGAGGCGCGGGCGACGATCTACGGCCCGTCTGCCGTCAAGCCGTTCCACCCCGATGAGGAGCGCGATGAGCAGCTGCTCGATGCGCTCTCGGCGACGGATGGGCACGATGTGCTCGCCTCACTCGACAACTCGCTGTCCGGCGAGGTGACGGAGAAGGCGCGGTCCCTGTCCGGCGGACAGCGCCAGCGCGTTGCACTGGCCCGCTCCCTCGTCGACACTCCGCGCATCCTCATCCTCGTTGAGCCCACCTCGGCGGTCGACTCCCACACGGAGGACAGGATCGCCGAACGGCTCCGCGAGCGCCGGGCCGGGCGGACCACGGTGCTCACAACCGGCTCGCCTCTCATGCTCGACCGCGCCGATGAGGTCGTCCTCGTTGAGGGCGGCCAGGAGGTGGTCCGCGGCTCGCACTCGGACCTGCTCGCCCGAGCCCGCGGCGGTGACCGCGCCGCGCAGCGCTACGAGTGGGTCATCACCAGACAGACAGGGGCAGCGGAATGA
- a CDS encoding ABC transporter ATP-binding protein has protein sequence MNQVLPIAGNREVIAYAKEIISRHRWRFLAIVIIHALASVSALAVPYIVGRIIDAVVDGTTRGYINGAALIVVLSYLIYAFLTREVQLRTRVLGEQVFAEVREEFLDTVTTLPLSTVESAGTGDLLSRTTNDVDRIQWVIRFGLPALITSAITIIVTVVMAIVASPLVSLAFLLGMPFIVISAYRYLSRARATYLWEAQAWATLNSVVAESVDFVGTIDAMDLGRARRSRMKSVLMGDAWDANVRATKLRMELFFFLIFGCAVPTAAAVVWGAHLVGAGYATIGMVTTVALYTAQLRNPLTEFLMWLDELQVASVSLARIVGVRLVDTDRTPSGARPADDRIVAKDVRYAYREGRDVLHGISLELAPGERLAIVGPSGAGKSTFGRMLAGIHPPTGGTVTVGGVPLVDLSEDELRSEVALVTQEHHVFVGTIADNLRLAKPGADDEELIAALASVNALPWVTALPEGLKSEVGSGALVLNPAQAQQLALARLVLLDPHTVVLDEATSLIDPRSARTLEASLSAVLAGRTVVAIAHRLYTAHDADRVAVIEDGVIQELGSHDELVSQGGAYARLWDTWHRER, from the coding sequence ATGAACCAGGTCCTTCCCATCGCGGGCAATCGCGAGGTCATCGCCTACGCGAAGGAGATCATCTCGCGCCATCGGTGGCGCTTCCTCGCCATCGTCATCATCCACGCGCTCGCCTCGGTCAGCGCGCTCGCCGTGCCGTACATCGTCGGCCGCATCATCGATGCGGTGGTCGATGGGACGACTCGCGGCTACATCAACGGTGCCGCCCTCATCGTCGTCCTGTCCTACCTCATCTATGCCTTCCTCACCCGCGAGGTGCAGCTGCGGACGAGGGTGCTCGGCGAGCAGGTCTTCGCCGAGGTGCGCGAGGAGTTCCTCGATACGGTGACGACCCTGCCGCTGTCGACCGTTGAATCGGCGGGCACGGGCGACCTGCTGTCCCGCACGACGAACGATGTCGACCGGATCCAGTGGGTCATCCGCTTCGGCCTGCCCGCCCTCATCACCTCCGCGATCACAATCATCGTCACAGTTGTCATGGCGATCGTGGCCTCGCCGCTCGTCTCGCTGGCCTTCCTCCTCGGCATGCCCTTCATCGTCATCTCCGCCTACCGCTACCTGTCCCGGGCACGGGCCACCTACCTGTGGGAGGCGCAGGCCTGGGCGACCCTCAACTCCGTCGTCGCCGAGTCCGTCGACTTCGTCGGGACGATCGACGCGATGGACCTGGGCAGGGCCCGCAGGTCCCGGATGAAGTCCGTCCTCATGGGTGACGCGTGGGACGCGAATGTGCGGGCGACGAAGCTGCGGATGGAGCTCTTCTTCTTCCTCATCTTCGGCTGCGCCGTACCGACCGCCGCGGCGGTCGTGTGGGGCGCCCACCTCGTCGGGGCCGGGTACGCGACGATTGGCATGGTGACGACGGTGGCCCTCTACACGGCCCAGCTGCGCAACCCGCTCACCGAGTTCCTCATGTGGCTCGACGAGCTCCAGGTCGCGTCCGTCTCCCTCGCCCGTATCGTCGGCGTCCGCCTCGTCGACACCGACAGGACTCCCTCTGGTGCCCGGCCCGCCGACGACAGGATCGTCGCAAAGGACGTCCGGTACGCCTATCGGGAGGGTCGGGACGTTCTGCACGGGATCAGCCTCGAGCTGGCTCCGGGCGAGCGCCTCGCGATCGTCGGCCCGTCGGGGGCCGGCAAGTCGACGTTCGGACGGATGCTCGCCGGCATCCACCCGCCCACGGGCGGGACGGTCACCGTCGGCGGCGTGCCCCTCGTCGATCTGAGCGAGGACGAGCTCCGCAGCGAGGTCGCCCTCGTCACGCAGGAGCACCACGTCTTCGTCGGCACGATCGCCGACAACCTGCGCCTGGCGAAGCCGGGTGCGGATGATGAGGAGCTCATCGCCGCCCTCGCCTCGGTCAACGCCCTCCCGTGGGTGACGGCACTGCCGGAGGGGTTGAAGTCTGAGGTCGGCTCCGGCGCGCTCGTGCTCAATCCGGCTCAGGCCCAGCAGCTGGCGCTCGCGCGTCTTGTCCTCCTCGATCCGCACACGGTCGTCCTCGACGAGGCGACGTCCCTCATCGACCCGCGCTCCGCGCGGACGCTCGAGGCGAGCCTGTCGGCCGTTCTCGCCGGTCGCACGGTCGTTGCCATCGCCCACCGGCTCTACACGGCGCACGACGCCGACCGTGTCGCCGTCATCGAGGATGGCGTCATCCAGGAGCTCGGCTCGCACGATGAGCTCGTCTCCCAGGGCGGTGCGTACGCACGGCTCTGGGATACGTGGCACCGAGAGAGATAA
- a CDS encoding signal peptidase I — MTTDSTRRQAGPVTWMLRVVWTILAVFVLIILLASVAVPAVRGWVPLTIASGSMEPTYPVGSMVIADPVTQEESRSLMTGDVITFMPYPDDPTLVTHRIIGMSRGVDGTVSYTTQGDANSVPDPDPVNDFQVRAVVKYHIPRLGYVAGWLSGHQKQALVYVIVGGLSLYTIYQVSAGIRERRRSRA; from the coding sequence ATGACCACCGACAGCACCCGCAGGCAGGCCGGGCCCGTCACCTGGATGCTGCGGGTGGTGTGGACCATCCTCGCCGTCTTCGTCCTCATTATTCTGCTTGCCAGCGTCGCCGTTCCTGCCGTGCGCGGCTGGGTGCCGCTGACAATCGCCTCGGGATCGATGGAGCCGACCTATCCCGTTGGGTCCATGGTGATCGCCGACCCCGTCACCCAGGAGGAGAGCAGGTCTCTCATGACGGGCGACGTCATCACCTTCATGCCCTACCCCGACGACCCCACGCTCGTCACCCATCGGATCATCGGCATGAGCAGGGGCGTCGATGGAACGGTGTCCTACACGACGCAGGGGGACGCCAATTCGGTCCCGGATCCCGACCCCGTCAACGACTTCCAGGTGAGGGCCGTGGTCAAGTACCACATCCCTCGCCTCGGCTACGTGGCAGGCTGGCTCTCCGGGCATCAGAAGCAGGCGCTGGTCTACGTCATCGTCGGCGGCCTCTCCCTCTATACGATCTATCAGGTATCGGCAGGAATCCGTGAGAGAAGGAGGAGCCGTGCGTAG
- a CDS encoding VC0807 family protein encodes MTVSDKDATVDDDRSTPWLAAFTTEMALDVGLGLAAYWIAVMAGWDLVYALILGGAVAALRAVWTAWRSRTVDTFLLLVVLTFLLTVALSWWSGDVRVLLLRSAATSGMFAAVAAGSLLWGRPLMLFIIRRFAAPGPAGRAEWDMLWRESTPFRWLHRRVTAVWAVVYLLSTGGQVLTILLVPMEIAVPLLRIASPAVTVAMVAWTAWYMSRAERNLNRPLRDSEAAAAESG; translated from the coding sequence ATGACAGTGAGTGACAAGGACGCGACCGTCGACGACGACAGATCAACTCCCTGGCTCGCCGCATTTACGACGGAGATGGCCCTCGATGTCGGACTTGGGTTGGCGGCCTACTGGATTGCGGTGATGGCCGGCTGGGACCTTGTCTACGCGCTCATCCTCGGAGGTGCGGTCGCGGCGCTTCGCGCCGTCTGGACCGCATGGCGCTCACGCACCGTCGACACTTTCCTCCTCCTCGTCGTCCTCACTTTCCTCCTGACCGTCGCGCTGTCCTGGTGGTCCGGTGATGTCAGGGTGCTCCTCTTGAGAAGCGCAGCCACCAGCGGAATGTTCGCCGCAGTGGCAGCTGGAAGCCTGCTCTGGGGAAGACCGCTGATGCTCTTCATCATCCGACGATTCGCGGCTCCCGGCCCGGCCGGTCGAGCCGAGTGGGACATGCTGTGGCGGGAGAGCACTCCGTTCCGCTGGCTGCACCGCCGCGTCACGGCCGTCTGGGCTGTGGTCTATCTTCTGTCCACGGGCGGCCAGGTCCTCACCATCCTCCTCGTACCGATGGAGATCGCCGTCCCCCTGCTTCGCATCGCGTCCCCCGCTGTGACGGTGGCGATGGTCGCCTGGACCGCCTGGTACATGTCCCGCGCCGAGCGGAACCTCAACCGCCCGCTGCGGGATTCCGAGGCCGCTGCCGCCGAATCCGGCTGA
- a CDS encoding SURF1 family protein, which translates to METDGRTNIWVREALTPRMIVLFIVLVLAAAVCIRLGYWQLERATSRGADRVIAQHEERLGEPAQAMHDVLRLQTTMTSEEYARPVYATGTFVDQLRVIDRSVGGEAADLILAQFVLSDGPDAGGSVPVVRGWVPAGQDLPPIPDGEQTIFGHLADPEDSIGGLTETTALSVSAAELVNAWGGPILSGYIVEFGVDEDAAELDAAGNPIDVEPQEASDGVRHAPPPGPIEEGGFNLQNAAYAVEWVIFAGFALFIWFRVLRGAVLRRREDEMLEEWADELAERQSRH; encoded by the coding sequence ATGGAAACGGACGGGCGAACGAACATCTGGGTCCGCGAAGCACTGACCCCCCGCATGATTGTCCTCTTCATCGTTCTCGTCCTCGCCGCCGCGGTCTGCATCCGACTCGGCTACTGGCAGCTCGAGCGGGCGACATCCCGCGGCGCCGACCGAGTTATCGCCCAGCACGAGGAGAGGCTCGGCGAGCCGGCCCAGGCGATGCACGATGTCCTTCGCCTGCAGACGACGATGACGAGCGAGGAATATGCCCGGCCCGTCTACGCGACGGGAACGTTCGTCGACCAGCTTCGTGTTATCGACCGCTCGGTCGGCGGCGAGGCTGCCGACCTCATCCTCGCCCAGTTCGTCCTGTCAGACGGGCCCGACGCGGGCGGGAGCGTGCCCGTCGTGCGTGGCTGGGTGCCCGCGGGGCAGGACCTGCCACCGATTCCCGACGGGGAACAGACCATCTTCGGCCACCTCGCCGATCCGGAGGACTCGATTGGGGGACTGACAGAGACGACCGCGCTCTCCGTCTCCGCAGCCGAGCTCGTCAACGCCTGGGGCGGCCCTATCCTCTCCGGCTATATCGTCGAGTTCGGTGTCGACGAGGACGCCGCCGAACTCGACGCGGCCGGGAATCCGATCGATGTGGAGCCGCAGGAGGCCTCTGACGGCGTCCGGCACGCTCCGCCGCCCGGTCCGATCGAGGAAGGCGGATTCAACCTGCAGAACGCGGCCTACGCGGTCGAATGGGTGATCTTCGCCGGGTTCGCGCTCTTCATCTGGTTCCGAGTCCTCCGCGGTGCGGTCCTACGTCGGAGGGAAGACGAGATGCTGGAGGAGTGGGCGGACGAGCTTGCTGAGCGTCAGTCTCGGCACTGA
- the pta gene encoding phosphate acetyltransferase, giving the protein MTDSLYLTSTEQTTGGIGIARQILEILGRAYANVGVFRPYVNGAPEDDPIVSEFGAWHGTTRDHYFEDEASSLNTIIRAYRKRALDYDAVLIIGHTEGDPVNPGLIARSGRTAANLGSTVALVVDGARRSADRLAGYVDLARVEMSGSRVKVNSVFVVNPPEGVEEEIAEDHPDMLVFTHGADERVLEAFREKPTLRTPLMFQTELMERARVERRTIVLPESEDDRVLQAASIILANDVADIVLVGNRNEVLARAAERGYSLESARFVDPSDPAHLDRYIPELVRLRQKKGMTEEQAREKLTDVSYFGTMMVHLGDADGMVSGATHTTAETIIPSFQIIKTKPDTSIVSSVFLMLMADRVLVYGDCAVNTNPTPEQLADIAVSSAETAVQFGVDPRVAMLSYSSGASGTGADVEAVVEATRLARQKNPNLLIEGPIQYDAAVDPAVARKKMPESPVAGRANVFIFPNLNAGNIGYKAVQRSSGVVAVGPILQGLNKPVNDLSRGALVDDIVNTIAITAVQAQN; this is encoded by the coding sequence GTGACTGACTCTCTCTATCTCACATCGACCGAGCAGACCACCGGGGGCATCGGCATCGCTCGTCAGATCCTGGAGATACTCGGCAGGGCCTACGCAAACGTGGGCGTCTTCCGGCCCTACGTCAACGGCGCTCCCGAGGATGATCCGATCGTGAGCGAGTTCGGCGCCTGGCACGGCACCACCCGGGACCACTACTTCGAGGACGAGGCATCCTCCCTCAACACGATCATCCGGGCCTACCGGAAGAGGGCGCTCGACTACGATGCCGTCCTCATCATCGGCCACACCGAAGGCGATCCAGTCAACCCCGGCCTCATCGCCCGCTCCGGCCGCACGGCCGCGAACCTCGGATCAACCGTCGCCCTCGTCGTCGACGGGGCTCGGCGCAGCGCCGACCGTCTCGCCGGCTACGTCGACCTGGCACGGGTCGAGATGTCGGGCTCTCGAGTCAAAGTGAACTCCGTCTTCGTCGTCAACCCGCCGGAGGGCGTCGAAGAGGAGATCGCCGAGGATCACCCGGACATGCTCGTCTTCACGCACGGCGCGGACGAGCGGGTCCTCGAGGCGTTCCGCGAGAAGCCCACCCTGCGCACCCCCCTCATGTTCCAGACCGAGCTCATGGAGCGGGCGAGGGTCGAACGCCGCACGATCGTCCTTCCCGAGTCCGAAGACGATCGCGTTCTCCAGGCCGCGTCGATCATCCTCGCGAACGATGTCGCCGATATCGTGCTCGTCGGAAACCGCAACGAGGTGCTCGCCCGCGCCGCGGAGCGGGGCTACAGCCTCGAGTCGGCTCGTTTCGTCGACCCGTCCGATCCCGCCCATCTCGACCGCTACATCCCCGAGCTCGTGAGGCTGCGCCAGAAGAAGGGCATGACCGAGGAGCAGGCGCGCGAGAAGCTCACGGACGTGTCCTACTTCGGGACGATGATGGTGCATCTGGGTGACGCCGACGGCATGGTGTCCGGCGCGACGCATACCACCGCCGAGACGATCATCCCCTCCTTCCAGATCATCAAGACGAAGCCCGATACCTCGATCGTGTCCTCCGTCTTCCTCATGCTCATGGCCGACCGGGTTCTCGTCTACGGCGACTGCGCGGTCAACACCAATCCGACCCCCGAGCAGCTCGCCGATATCGCTGTGAGCTCGGCGGAGACCGCCGTCCAATTCGGCGTCGACCCCCGGGTCGCGATGCTCTCCTACTCGAGCGGCGCCTCGGGCACCGGCGCCGATGTCGAGGCCGTCGTCGAGGCGACGCGGCTCGCGCGGCAGAAGAACCCGAACCTCCTCATCGAGGGACCGATTCAGTACGACGCTGCGGTCGACCCCGCGGTGGCACGGAAGAAGATGCCGGAATCGCCGGTGGCCGGCAGGGCCAATGTCTTCATCTTCCCCAACCTCAATGCGGGCAACATCGGCTACAAGGCCGTTCAGCGCTCCTCCGGAGTCGTTGCGGTGGGCCCGATCCTCCAGGGCCTCAACAAGCCCGTCAACGATCTTTCCCGCGGCGCCCTCGTCGACGACATCGTCAACACCATTGCCATCACCGCCGTCCAGGCCCAGAACTAG
- a CDS encoding acetate/propionate family kinase, with product MTVLVINSGSSSIKYQLVDPESGDAIAVGLVEQIGEVSSRVKHTYNGVKHEFEQSLADHGEGLRFVLELFESVGPNLSEAGIVAVGHRVVQGGKHFDGPTLITEDVRNVIEELAPLAPLHNPPNLRGIDVARDLLDVPHVAVFDTAFFQTLPEEAARYALNREVADLYGVRRYGAHGTSHQYVSQKAAEWTGRDDLKQIVLHLGNGASVSAVVNGEAVDTSMGLTPLEGLVMGTRTGDIDPAVIFHLSRVGGMSIDEIDDLFNKKSGVKGLAGENDMRAVWAMADSGDENAREALDIYIHRLVKYIGSYAAVMGGLDVITFTAGIGENDDLVRAEVLERLAPFGLTIDPEVNSERGDHIRRISTDESSVTVLVIPTNEELAIARQAMDVVATLA from the coding sequence TTGACAGTACTCGTCATCAACTCCGGCTCCTCCTCCATCAAATACCAGCTCGTCGATCCGGAGTCGGGTGACGCGATCGCTGTTGGCCTCGTCGAGCAGATCGGTGAGGTCTCCAGCCGCGTCAAGCACACGTACAACGGCGTCAAGCACGAGTTCGAGCAGAGCCTGGCGGACCACGGCGAGGGCCTCCGGTTCGTCCTCGAGCTGTTCGAGAGCGTCGGCCCAAACCTCTCCGAGGCCGGGATCGTCGCCGTTGGCCACCGCGTCGTCCAGGGCGGCAAGCACTTCGACGGGCCCACCCTCATCACCGAGGACGTGCGCAACGTCATCGAGGAGCTCGCACCCCTCGCCCCGCTCCACAACCCGCCGAACCTCCGCGGCATCGACGTCGCCCGCGATCTGCTCGACGTGCCCCACGTCGCCGTGTTCGACACGGCCTTCTTCCAGACCCTCCCGGAGGAGGCTGCACGCTACGCCCTCAACCGTGAGGTCGCCGATCTTTACGGTGTGCGCCGTTACGGCGCCCACGGCACCTCTCACCAGTATGTCTCCCAGAAGGCGGCGGAGTGGACCGGTCGCGACGACCTCAAGCAGATCGTCCTCCACCTCGGCAACGGCGCGTCCGTCTCCGCGGTCGTCAACGGGGAGGCCGTCGACACGTCGATGGGCCTGACACCCCTCGAGGGACTTGTCATGGGCACCCGCACCGGTGACATCGACCCCGCCGTCATCTTCCACCTCAGCCGGGTCGGCGGCATGAGCATCGATGAGATCGACGATCTCTTCAACAAGAAGTCCGGCGTCAAGGGCCTCGCAGGTGAGAACGACATGCGGGCGGTGTGGGCGATGGCGGACAGCGGGGATGAGAATGCCCGTGAGGCGCTCGACATCTACATCCACCGCCTCGTCAAGTACATCGGCTCCTACGCCGCGGTCATGGGCGGTCTCGACGTCATCACCTTCACCGCCGGCATCGGCGAGAACGATGATCTCGTGCGCGCCGAGGTGCTCGAGCGGCTAGCCCCGTTCGGGTTGACGATCGATCCCGAGGTGAACTCCGAGCGCGGGGACCACATCCGGAGGATCTCGACGGACGAATCGTCGGTCACCGTCCTCGTCATCCCGACGAACGAGGAGCTCGCCATCGCACGCCAGGCCATGGACGTCGTCGCGACCCTCGCCTGA